Proteins encoded by one window of Azospirillum thiophilum:
- a CDS encoding methyl-accepting chemotaxis protein, with translation MTIDDRDDTTMPGRQYGETHGQPRGRRLGVRGKLLMAFAGMAGMTVAASGVGLTSFSAVEAPLTQIVGTGLPEMELAKRLSGESSGIAAAAPVLDSAETQAERERAYRQIMGSAKTLAALVDELGGRRPGDARIPDLRAKTQALVATLDKENAAVERRLSVRDTREEKGVGLATSYDAFLAALTPLTDRAGATLRGKGETLDTSTERDMNALGDAVRSLITMYEVRGDLSVSSEALTRAGGAETAFAVTQHQQNYLEAAARMVSATAQVGSRLSKETSDGLDAFFLLGDGADGVFDLRRKALELPADSGERATIRQKIADVLAEAARKQAALLDQMESPLMRLKAEIKLSSVNIRSQTRDSMQDLLGDGLARFRTYLELSTYAAATVGALNEATQAPTEDRLATLEARYAAAAKAMTERLKALQSVGDDGLPKLVRSAEALIGFGMGESSLFALRRSELQAVDENELILAENRQIAQEFAGMIDGQILAMKKEADSAAAGATDALATGRMMLILFAAASLVGAAALAWFVVGRNIVARIGQLSDAMRAIAGGNLNAPIPVAGTDEIGDMTRALMVFRDTANEANAANARAETERSRAAGERRRAMVEMAESFESSVRGVLDRVARAAGEMQDMAQRMSRNAEATTGEASTAASTSQQAEGSVKAVAAATEELSASIQEIGSQVHTSSRIARKAADEAERTDRTVEGLSQSANKIGEVVNLINDIASQTNLLALNATIEAARAGEAGKGFAVVASEVKSLANQTGKATEEISSQIQAMQAVTQDAVDAIRSIAGTIREINEIAATVAAAVEQQSAATREIARNVGEAADGTQHVRRNIDSVARAAAESGESANRVLTASSTVADEVRSLGSQVDSLVDRMRAG, from the coding sequence ATGACGATCGACGACCGCGACGATACGACGATGCCGGGTCGGCAGTATGGCGAGACACACGGCCAACCGCGCGGCCGCCGCCTGGGCGTGCGCGGCAAGCTCCTGATGGCTTTCGCCGGCATGGCGGGCATGACGGTCGCGGCCAGCGGCGTCGGCCTGACCTCCTTCTCGGCGGTGGAGGCGCCGCTGACACAGATCGTCGGCACCGGCCTGCCGGAAATGGAGCTGGCCAAGCGCCTGTCCGGCGAAAGCAGCGGCATCGCCGCCGCCGCTCCGGTGCTGGACTCCGCCGAAACCCAGGCCGAGCGCGAGCGCGCCTACCGCCAGATCATGGGCAGCGCCAAGACGCTGGCCGCCCTGGTGGACGAGCTTGGCGGCCGCCGCCCCGGCGATGCGCGCATCCCGGATCTGCGGGCCAAGACCCAGGCGCTGGTCGCCACGCTGGACAAGGAGAACGCTGCCGTCGAACGCCGCCTGTCCGTTCGCGACACCCGCGAGGAAAAGGGCGTCGGGCTGGCGACCTCCTACGACGCCTTCCTGGCCGCCCTGACGCCGCTGACCGACCGGGCCGGCGCGACCCTGCGCGGCAAGGGCGAGACGCTGGACACCAGCACCGAGCGCGACATGAACGCGCTGGGGGACGCTGTGCGCTCGCTGATCACCATGTATGAGGTGCGCGGCGACCTCAGCGTTTCGTCCGAGGCGCTGACCCGCGCCGGCGGCGCCGAGACCGCCTTCGCCGTCACCCAGCACCAGCAAAACTATCTGGAAGCCGCCGCCCGCATGGTCAGCGCCACCGCGCAGGTGGGCAGCCGCCTGAGCAAGGAGACCTCCGACGGGCTCGACGCCTTCTTCCTGCTGGGCGACGGTGCCGACGGGGTGTTCGACCTGCGCCGCAAGGCGCTGGAACTGCCGGCGGACAGCGGCGAGCGCGCCACCATCCGCCAGAAGATCGCCGATGTGCTGGCCGAGGCGGCGCGCAAGCAGGCGGCGCTGCTGGACCAGATGGAATCGCCGCTGATGCGGCTGAAGGCCGAGATCAAGCTGTCCAGCGTCAACATCCGCTCGCAGACCCGCGATTCGATGCAGGATCTGCTGGGCGACGGGCTGGCCCGCTTCCGGACATATCTGGAGCTGTCGACCTACGCAGCCGCCACCGTCGGTGCCCTGAACGAGGCGACGCAGGCCCCGACGGAGGATCGGCTGGCGACGCTGGAGGCGCGCTACGCCGCCGCCGCCAAGGCGATGACGGAGCGGTTGAAGGCTTTGCAGTCGGTCGGCGACGACGGGCTGCCGAAGCTGGTCCGCAGTGCCGAAGCCCTGATCGGCTTCGGCATGGGCGAGTCCAGCCTGTTCGCGCTGCGCCGGTCGGAGTTGCAGGCGGTCGACGAGAACGAGCTGATCCTGGCCGAGAACCGCCAGATCGCCCAGGAGTTCGCCGGCATGATCGACGGCCAGATCCTGGCGATGAAGAAGGAGGCGGATTCCGCCGCCGCCGGGGCGACCGATGCGCTGGCCACCGGCCGGATGATGCTGATCCTGTTCGCCGCCGCCAGCCTGGTCGGTGCCGCCGCGCTGGCCTGGTTCGTGGTCGGCCGCAACATCGTCGCCCGCATCGGCCAGTTGTCGGACGCCATGCGGGCGATTGCCGGCGGCAACCTCAACGCGCCGATCCCCGTCGCCGGGACGGACGAGATCGGCGACATGACCCGTGCCCTGATGGTCTTCCGCGACACCGCCAACGAGGCGAACGCCGCCAACGCCCGGGCCGAGACCGAACGCAGCCGTGCCGCCGGCGAACGCCGTCGCGCCATGGTCGAGATGGCGGAGAGTTTCGAGAGCAGCGTCCGCGGCGTGCTCGACCGTGTCGCCCGCGCCGCCGGAGAGATGCAGGACATGGCCCAGCGCATGAGCCGCAACGCCGAGGCCACCACCGGCGAGGCCTCGACCGCCGCCAGCACCTCCCAGCAGGCCGAAGGCAGCGTCAAGGCGGTGGCCGCCGCGACCGAGGAACTGTCGGCCTCCATCCAGGAGATCGGCTCGCAGGTCCACACCTCCAGCCGCATCGCCCGCAAGGCGGCCGACGAGGCCGAACGCACCGATCGCACGGTCGAGGGATTGTCGCAGAGCGCCAACAAGATCGGCGAGGTGGTCAACCTCATCAACGACATCGCCAGCCAGACCAACCTGCTGGCGCTGAACGCCACCATCGAGGCGGCGCGGGCGGGAGAGGCCGGCAAGGGCTTCGCCGTGGTGGCGAGCGAGGTGAAGAGCCTCGCCAACCAGACCGGCAAGGCGACCGAGGAAATCTCCAGCCAGATCCAGGCGATGCAGGCGGTGACGCAGGATGCGGTGGACGCCATCCGCTCCATTGCCGGCACCATTCGCGAGATCAACGAGATCGCCGCCACGGTCGCCGCCGCCGTCGAGCAGCAGAGCGCGGCCACCCGCGAGATCGCCCGCAATGTCGGCGAGGCCGCCGACGGCACCCAGCATGTGCGCCGCAACATCGACTCGGTGGCCCGTGCCGCCGCTGAATCGGGCGAGTCTGCCAATCGTGTGCTGACCGCGTCGTCCACCGTGGCGGACGAGGTGCGCTCGCTCGGCTCGCAGGTCGACAGTCTGGTCGACCGCATGCGGGCCGGTTGA
- a CDS encoding FIST signal transduction protein: protein MRVWQTVIAPSVAWPCPPAAPQPVQLVLVFGSVARLDRPGFAEALAAAHPGALLAGCSTAGEIVGDRVLDDSCTVTAIRFDRGEVAAAEADIASIAESGQAGEVLGKALAARPGLTGVLLFAPGVAVNGSALIDGLVDCLPAGVPVSGGLAGDGGAFVRTLVLGPSGLSDGRAVAVGFYGESLQFGLGSVGGWEPFGPARKVTRAVGNLLLQLDGEPALNIYKRYLGDYARDLPASGLLFPFELLNRNHDSVGLIRTILGIDEDAGGLILAGTVDEGYYLRLMHASTDGLVDGAEQAGAIAAAGKAGDGGKDADDRLALLVSCVGRKLVMGDRVEEEVQAVADRLGPGTVLTGFYSYGEIGPMRDMLDCRLHNQTMTVALLTER, encoded by the coding sequence ATGCGGGTCTGGCAGACGGTGATCGCACCCTCGGTGGCATGGCCGTGCCCGCCGGCCGCCCCGCAGCCGGTTCAACTCGTGCTGGTCTTCGGCTCCGTCGCCCGGCTCGACCGGCCGGGCTTCGCCGAGGCGCTCGCCGCCGCCCATCCCGGAGCATTGCTGGCCGGATGCAGCACCGCGGGCGAGATCGTCGGCGATCGTGTGCTCGACGACTCCTGCACCGTCACCGCCATCCGGTTCGACCGCGGCGAGGTCGCGGCGGCGGAGGCCGACATCGCATCCATCGCGGAGTCCGGGCAGGCGGGGGAGGTTCTGGGCAAGGCGCTTGCCGCAAGGCCCGGCCTGACCGGCGTCCTTCTGTTCGCCCCCGGCGTCGCGGTGAACGGCAGCGCGCTGATCGACGGGCTGGTCGACTGCCTGCCGGCGGGCGTGCCGGTGTCCGGCGGGCTGGCGGGCGACGGCGGCGCCTTCGTCCGCACCCTGGTCCTGGGGCCGTCCGGCCTGTCGGACGGGCGGGCGGTCGCGGTCGGCTTCTATGGCGAGTCCCTGCAATTCGGGCTCGGTTCCGTCGGCGGATGGGAGCCGTTCGGGCCGGCGCGCAAGGTGACGCGGGCGGTCGGCAACCTGCTGCTGCAGCTGGACGGGGAACCGGCGCTGAACATCTACAAGCGCTATCTCGGCGACTATGCCCGCGACCTGCCGGCGTCCGGCCTGCTGTTCCCGTTCGAACTGTTGAACCGCAACCATGATTCGGTCGGGCTGATCCGCACCATCCTCGGCATCGACGAGGATGCCGGCGGCCTGATCCTGGCCGGCACGGTGGACGAGGGATATTACCTGCGGCTGATGCATGCCAGCACCGACGGGCTGGTCGACGGGGCGGAGCAGGCCGGCGCCATCGCAGCCGCCGGTAAAGCGGGGGATGGCGGGAAGGATGCCGACGACCGGCTCGCCCTGCTGGTCAGCTGCGTCGGGCGCAAGCTGGTGATGGGCGACCGGGTGGAGGAGGAGGTGCAGGCGGTGGCCGACCGGCTGGGGCCGGGCACGGTGCTGACCGGCTTCTATTCCTACGGCGAGATCGGGCCGATGCGCGACATGCTCGATTGCCGGCTGCACAACCAGACGATGACGGTCGCCCTGCTGACGGAACGCTGA